Genomic segment of Oncorhynchus nerka isolate Pitt River linkage group LG10, Oner_Uvic_2.0, whole genome shotgun sequence:
CTATTCAGTGTCGCTTTGGATTTTGTTACCCaattggtgcccttctttgcgaaacGTTGGTTGACTCTGTGTTTGaagttcactgctcgactgagggaacttacaattatctgtatgtgtgggctacagagatgaggtagtcattcaaaagtcatgttcaacactattactgcacatgcaacttatgtgacttgttaaacatAATTACTCCTGAACAtaattaggcttgccataacaaagcggttgaatacttactgactcaagacatttaaacttttcattttttattaatttgtaaaaatgtctaaaaacataattccactttgacattatggggtattgtgtgtaggccagtgacactaaatgtaatccattttaaattgaggctgtaacacaacaaagggggaaagtcgaggggtctgaatcatttctgaaggcactgtatgtattcatagccAGAACCTTTCTAAGTTGATGTATCTCTGTAGAGCTTCCAGTGGAGGATATCCAGGGTGGTTGAGCCCCAGTCGACCCAGCCTAAAGACAAGGCCTACTCCATAGCAGCAGCCCTGCCCCGGCCCTACTACACCTCGATTATGGATGACATCTCCAGTGCCTGCCTTAGAAGCGAGGAGAGACACCCCTTTAGTCAGAGTGAACACAGCGCCCAACACACGGCACGGCAACTCACTCTACTGCAGCAGGTACACAcgaacgcacgcacacatgcacagccCACCAAATCATCCTGCTGCAACATATGCACAGACATGCAATTTCTACCTCTCACATGCATTCACACTCACCCACAAACATTGTCATTTATAAACACCAGGGGGAGACAAATCACTCCTTTACAATTTTTAAAACAGATTCACACACCTgcaatatatatttacatttacatttgagtcatttagcagataaaTGTGTAAAATAAGCTTTTGGTTTGAATTTTTTTTCTACAAATGCAGGAAATGTTTCAAGGCTGTCACCCAATTCATTTCCTCAACTCTAAATCTCAAGGAGTCAGGGACAAAGCTGTTTGTGTCACCAAGTGAGTAAATATTCCCTGCGCTCCAAATATTTCAGTGGCTTTTCAGTCAAATTTGTTTGAAGTACCAAATGAGTACACCAGAATGTATAATCTGAACACATTATCACTTGCTAGATAATGAGCCATTCGTTCCAGTCAGCCATTGCATCCCTGACAATTTGGGACATAAAATAAACCATCCATCAACAGCCCAGTCTCTCGTCTGACTGCCTGTCTTCTGCCACAGACATGCGTCACACTCTGTTCctccagtagagggcagcagtctATTTGTTCATGAAGGGACTCCACAGGACAGCCACCTCCAACAGCTACTGAGATATGCTGACAGCGTCTCCAATTGGGTCTCTGCAGAAATCGTCATCTGTGATTCGATAAAGGTGAGATCTACTAGTAAACGAGGCTACAACTCTGTTGGACAGTACGGTGTGATCTCTATATCGACGTGCATCATTAAttcattgaacacacacacacacacgtcatttaTTTGCATTCACAGTCAGCCGTTGCCCATTGAATCTAATTACGTGAGAGCCATCAGATGCACTTATATGATGTGTTCTTTGTTTTCTATAACGATGTGTGTGAATGCATGACCATCGGATCTCCCGTCTTCTTTTCTTGCTGCAGATCCAAGCGGCTTTGCTCACCAAGTTTCTCCTAATTGCCAAACACTGCTATGAATCAAGAGACTTTGCCACAGCAATGCAGGTCCTTGGAGCCCTGGAGAATGTGATTGTCATGCAATTACCGGTAAGTCTGCGTGCCTGCATTTGAaacggcactctattccctacatacattGTATTGCACTACTTCGGACCAGAGCCATTTTCGGAATCACCCCATGGGGAAAAAAAGAATACTAATTCTACACAGACAGGGTGGAACGTTTGTAAAGTAACGTACCTCTTAGGCCCTTAATGAAGGGAAATGTCTATTTTACCCTGCTGTTATGGAAGCCAGAACATCAGAATTTGTGTTGAAACAAGACGTAGGAGGAAGTAACGGCACCGAAAATGTGTGCTTACCCCGTGAAGTGCAACAGAAACGTCCCGTTTTAATTGTGTAAGTGTAACAACTGAAATGGATGTATTCTTGTTGTTTCTCCATGTTCTAATAATATTCTACCTGTTCTAGTCAATGCTGAACTTTTAAGGGAGTAAAGCTTCCGTAAGTGTGAGACAGATTTATTGGTTCTTGCTAAATGAAACACCTCTTCTCTTGCCGATAGGTTTGGAAACATCTGTCTACCAAGGTGTGTGAGGTCCTTGAGGATCTGCGAGCCGTGCAGGTGAGGCcgcgcgcgtgtgcgtgtgtgtgcgtgcgtgtgcgcgtgtgtgtgtgtcctctgctgTACCAGAGACGTGGTGCTTCAGGCAAATAAACCGAAAGAAAAACACCTTCAAGCAGCACATCTGTGTGTGAAATTCTGTGACATGCTCACAGCTGGCCAGCATTttgttatatttatttttttactggtTTATTTAAACGATTGTTATATAGAAACTAATCTTGTGCTACCAGACATCACACCATATTCTCATTTGAGAATGACTGAAggctggtgtaaagtacttaattaaaaatactttaagtatttatttatgttattttggggggtatttttactgtttttgacaacttttacttcactacatttctaacgaaaataatgtactttttactccatacattttaagCACTTTTTAAATTTTGACTGGAAAatagtccaattcacacacttataagagaacatccctggtcatccctactgcctctgatctggcggactcattaaacacatgtgttttgtttgtaaattaatgtctgagtgttggagtttgcgcctggctatctgtaaattacaatTGGgccatctaaactcagcaaaaaaataaatggaccctgtctttcaaagataattagtaaaaatccaaattacttcacagatcttcattgtaaagggtttaaacactgttttccatgcttgttcaataaacaattaacatgcacctgtgggacggacactaacagcttacagatggtaggcagttaaggtcacagttatgaaaacgtaggacactaacaaggcatttctactgactctgaaaaacaacaaaagaaagatgcccagggtccctgctcatctgcgtgaacgtgccttaggcatgctgcaaggaggcatggggactgcagatgtggccagagcaataaattgcaatgtccgtactgtgagatgcctaagaaagcgctacagggagacaggatgtgcagctgatcgtcctcacagtggcggACCacataccgatcctgtgcaggtgtcgtTACACATCCGAACAttacacctgcaggacaggtacagaatagcaacaacaactgcccaacaACTACACCAGGTATGCACAATCCCTCCGTCAGTGcccagactgtccgcaataggctgagagaggctgcactgggggcttgtaggcctgttgtaaggcaggtcctcaccagacatcaccggcaacagcgtcgcctatgggcacaaacccaccatcgctggaccagacagaactggcaagaagggctcttcactgacgagtcacggttttgtctcaccagaggtgatggGCGGATTTGCGTTTGTCGTTGAAGGAATGACTGTTAcaccgaggtctgtactctggagcgggatcgatttggaggtggagggtccgtcatggtctgggatgCTGTGTCACAGCAtgatcggactgagcttgttgtcattgcaggcaatctcaatgctgtgtgttacagggaagacatactCCCTCATGTAggtcccttcctgcaggctcatcctgacatgaccctccagtatgacaatgccaccagccatactgctcattttgtgtgtgatttcctgcaaggcaggaaagtcagtgttctgccatggccagcgaagagcctggatctcaatcccattgagcatgtctgggacctgttggatcggagggtgagggctagggccattcccccagaaatgtccgggaacttgcaggtgccttggtggaagagtggggtaacatctcacaggaagaactggcaaatctggtgcagtcatgaggaggagatgcactgcagtacttaatgcagctggtggccacaccagatactgactgttacttttgattttgaccccctatttattcagggacacattattccatttctgttagtcacatgtctgtggaacttgttcagtttatgtctcagttgttgaattttTTTTATgttaatacaaatatttacacatgttaagtttgctgaaaattaacacagttgacagtgagaggaagtttatttttttgctgagtttagtttgcATAATATAAGGGGTTGAAATCATTAAAacctttacttttgatacttgatactaagtatatttgagcaattccatTGACTTTTGACATTTAAGAATATTTAAACCAACTACTTTTAGACTTttgctcaagtagtattttactgggtgacttttacttgagtcattttctattaagttatctttacttttactcaagtataacatTTTAGGACTTTTTCTTCCACTggctatgtatttatttatataacctttatttaactaggcaagtcagttacgaacaaattcttatttacaatgacagcctaccccagccaaacccggacaacgctgggccaattgtgcgctgtcctataggactcccaatcacgcccGGATGTGATTctgcctggattcaaaccagggactgcagtgacgcctcttgcactgagatgcagtgccttagaccgctgcgcataTAAAACCAAACTTGATGGAAAATATTCTCAAGTAACATTCAGTACACGTGCCGACCTTGGAAGAGGAGGGATTTTGCTCAACTTTACAGTTTATTTTTTTCATGAAATCAATGTTATAAATCAATGGAAGAGTAAGACATCTGTTTGTGaatgctctttccctctctcccctccccttccctctctgtcagGTCTTTCTGAAGAGTGATAACCtgtgtctgatgggaggagagcaTGTGAGGAGGAGACCCACCCTCCCTGCTGTCCACATCCTGGCCATGCACATCCAGCAGCTGGAGATAGGAGCCTTCACTCTGACCAGTGGCGCCTACAAGTGGCCAAAACTCAGGTGAGTGAACGTAATGCAATTTCTCAGGgccggtttcctggacacagattaagtcGTGGACTAAAAAGGATGTTTTAAGGAGAATCTGAATGGAGTATTTGAAAGCGGGTTTAAATCAAGGACTAGGCTTATTTAGGGTCCGGGAAACCGCCacctgggcctgtattcacaaactgtctcagagtaggagtggtgacTTAGGATCAGtgtagccttttagatcataatgaataagattatatggacagggaAAATGTGATCCTAGATTCACATGCTTTGTGAATACATGCGTAGGACTATGTTTAATCTGGGTCTAGAAAATCTTGTAGCCTACACAAGTCCAAAACACTCAACATACTTGCCAATAGCATTTATTTGCATGTATCTACATTTGAGATTAATTTTGGTCACCTTTGCACTGACAGGGATATCAACCTGACACTCATTGATAAACGGCATAAACTTGAGATTAACTTTCTCCCTCGATGTAACGAAGTGGGCCAAATTGCCATCAAACAAGTTTCCCTGTGTCCTTCTACCCACTCAAATATGGCGGCCAGATGCTGGGTTCACAGAAAGTCGCGGCGGACGATAATGACACAGCTGCTTATTCTGTGGCAGTCGTGTACGATTTGGGTTCCTCTACTAAAGCTAGCACACAGCCAGATGGTGTATCGGGGATAGGGTGTGATATTAGGAGATGTGGCACACCAGGTGCTCCGAGACGCATCGATGTTGACAGATGCTGTGGTCATAAGGGTCACGGTGAGAGGCTGCATCACAGCTGGTTATGATAGACCCTAGGTTCCCCGACTACTCTGGAAATCAGGTcacttactgtactgtatatggtgCAAGTGTTCAGTAAAGTGGTGGGAAACTATGTTTGTGTTTCTGCCGCAGATGAACAATAGCGAACTCATTTTTCTCCTTTTTACTGTCTTGTTCTCCATCTCCATGGTGGCCCCAACTTTTACCGCGGCATTTGTCCAAATTTTCTGTACTTTCTTGTCACCCCTCTTTGCGGCtttatctgcttctctctctcactctctcactcactcactctctctcactcactctccagAACCATAGCCAAGGTGGTGAGTCAGGTGCATGCATTCCAGGAGACGGTGTACTCCTTCACTCCTGACCTGGGGCTGCAGGCCTACATCAGACTAAGAATAGCCCACCTCAGTGGCTGTGACATTCCCCTGCTGGCTGCAGACAACGAGGCCAACTTCCACCACAACCCCACTGACCGACACACCCGCAGGATCCAGGACACACTGAAGAGGGTGAAGGCCACCTTCCAGTGACCCGCATCCTTGCTAATCTAGGATCAATTTGGTCTATTAAgtcataatgaatatgattatatggacagagaggaccTATTCCTAGCCCAGGTCAGACAACTACTCAACAGACTTCGAACCCCCCACACCCCACTGGGTTCCTATAGTAGCAGGGACTGGGTGGGTGTCTGGGAAAAACTGTTCATTTTTCTCTGTTTATTggtaatatattttttttgtaagaATCCAGCTCAACCTCCCACATTGCACCCCATAGCCTGACAACCCACAGCACACATCCAACTCCTTGATTCTCTCCTAAGCGGACTCCaatgtccaatttgtaagtcgctctggataagagcgtctgctaaatgacttaaatgtaaatgtaagtgaaACTTTgaattgtttttttattttattttttatattgggATGAGGAGAGTAGAAAACAGTATGGGACTTTTAAAAATCCTTCTGGTGGAGGCATATCGATGCTCGCGTTTCTCTTACACGAATTTTGATTGCTCGTCTCCGAGACAACATAATGATGCTAATGTGCAACAATGTTTCATGATGAGTTGACGTAATGTCTTTAAATCACTTTAATTCACTAAGTGTACTATGCTAAATGAGATATTTTGATACAACCACAGATAGCTAATGACCATTTTCATCCCTCCGGAGCACCATTTTAAATACATTGACAACGGCTATTTGACATGATAATTACAGCATTTCAAGATACAAGAGAAATATCAAAATCATGATGTATTTTGCTATTATGACAAAATGATTTCAAATACCTGAATAATTGCTATAGTTCCACACACTaagtgttttttaattttttaaacaaACGTTAATGTTGCAATGTAACTACGGTGTATATAGGCTACAAATTGTTGCATAGTCAGACTTGCAAAGATGAAATTAGATCATTTTCTAAACATGTGATTTGCAAACTAATTGAAACAACTGCAATAAATGTTTTAATCGATTGAGTTTGCTACACATCTTGAGCATGGTATGCTACCTTCTTGTCCCTGGTTGATTAATGCTAAAACATCATGAAATGTTCTGTCTTTCTTTCAGTCAAAAGAAATATATCAACATACATGCATGTGGCATAACAAAAACATAAACATTGGCATAATCATACTACCATATTTAGCACATAGACATCTTGTTAAGTTAATTCTCGTTTTAAGTGATGTACTGAATATGAGAATTAAGTGTTGTAGTTAGAATTATTGTATGTCTCCTAGCACTATTTCAAAGTACGCAAAGTAAATGAGCTTGTAATCTTTCATGTTTCAGAGTCTGATGTAAATGTGCTAAATATGTTAGTTTATGCCAAATGCCTCTTTTTTGGGGGTCTTTTCCCACATATGTTCATATATTTTCTGACTGAAAGAAAAGTTCCGGATTTTTATATAATTCATCAACCAGGGGACGAGAATGTAGCCCACCATGCTTAAAATGAGAAGCAAACTCAATCTATGAAAATATGTATTACTAATAAATCTTACTTGTGTTTTTGTATGGATTTATagcaacaacacaaacaaacaaaaacgacCTGATCGCTGAGGATCGGAGAGCATGCGTCAGTGGCAGGCTCATTGTGTGTGGAGATGTTATAGTTGTGCGTCCAATTTGTCTCCGACTACTAAGGACGTTGCCACAGAGGCGAGGAAATATGCTCTGTATGGAAGCGACTTCCCCCTGCGGCGTCCCGTGAGGACCGGACAGCTTCCATTGTTATCTGACGGGATCAGGGCACCTCTTCAAAGCACTCGAGATAAAGGGTCGTAATTGGGAGGCTGAGAAGCAATAGTCAGATCATCGATAAAGGAGACATTCAATATATCCTGATCTGCATTGTCATAGCTAAGCGATAATTTTAGGGGTATTGTCCCGTAGCTGCTGGGGGTCTTCCATCTGAAGAGACTGAAACCCGTGAAGGGCTTCGTATACAGAGAGAAGGGACACCTGGCGACATTGGCCTGGTTGGATCATTTGGGTTGACCAAATTTCTTCAACTTCCCATTTCTAGATGTTTTTGACATTCTTTCTGGCGAACATCTGGCTGGAATGCAATTTTGGACAGGCCTCTTTGGGGATATTTTACGCATGTGTAAGCAATGCAAAACCACATGTACTGTAGCCATTGTAGGCGTTTTTCAGACTTCTTTAGAGCTTGCTCTCCATTATTTACATTACAATCAAACCTAATTGTGTTGCTACTGTAATACCTTTGATCTGTAATGTTTAAACCGACTGCGCCAAATGCTGTCTGTTGGGCCAGTGGCGCCAGTGCTCACCGGGGTATCGAAGAGGTGTTAATGCTAAACCATTAGAGTAGTATTTTACTTGCCTTTGCTTTACATTTGATTTCAGTGTTGTGGAAGGGGCTTAGAAAGGAATGATGTAAATGATCAGACTGCATTGTTGTGTAAAATCATTTAAATAATTAATATCAGAGTGGGCAAATATAAAGGATTATAAAATATCATTCCATTCCCATAAAATCATAGAGGCCACAGTGATTGCATGAAATGTATGTGTACGATCCCACGACCGTCTTTAAACGTTTCAATCAGGTGGGGTGCAGAACTCCACCACTTTCGGTTTAGTTTAATAAAAGATATTGTTGCAAAAGCGTTAGACCGATTAGCCTCGCGATTTGTGAACTCGTGCAAAAATGATCTGTCAATCATTTTGGATTTAAAAGGTCTAGGTAGCCTAGTCAGCCCAAGTTGAATCAATAATCACAATAGACCGGGAGTTATTAGGCCTACATGATGCAAACATGCACAAAGCAGTTATATTGTCCAATCATGTTGCTGTCACTGTTTCTGTGTAGGCTAGAGGACACCCCCCTGTTAGTCTGGctttaaatataatgaatatgaacaaGTACAAGGTTGCTGCAGTTTGACAGGGGTTTTATCCACCCCAAGGCCAGGAGTTTTGCCAATACTTTTTTAAAAACCATGTGACCAGATTAGAAAAACTCTGGTCCCATCATAGCCCACATAAAACCTTTTTACAACTGGTTAATCACCTAATACTGTAGAAGGTCTGGACTTGTACCTGTTTAGGTTACCAGATCAGGATAAACTACTGGCCCCAGGAACAAAGATCGCCCCAGCACTGTGGTGTCACCTCTGGGATCACAAGGTACAGACATAGACACAATTGTCTCCTCACTAACTTTGCCTGTGGCAAATCCTGTTATCTTGATTAGATAGTGTTTTTAATTGGTCTGCTGTTTTCAGTGTGATCTATTCGCTCTGGAATACAACTTAAACGTCAAGTTCTTATTTTTATTGATATTAAATACACACATTGTGTCAACATATAACATCCTTTGAACTATGATGCAGATGAGGACACTCCGCCTCTGTATGTGATGTTTCGGTATACTTTCAGCTGAGGCAGACAAATGCACGAGCTCAACTGGTTCTCACAGACTTTGTGGCGCCAGGCTTTCACACAATCAGGATGTGAAAGGCTTCAACAACGAGGCAATTAGGCCCCAATCACTGGGAATCGATCAGGCGTTAACACGCCTTTGCATATGCACAATTTTAAGTGGGTCGGGACTTTATAGGGAGGGCCCTCAACAGGTCTTGTCACAACATTCTCTGGCCCTCTTTAGATAGTATGCTGACCAACACAGAGCTCCTAGAGGCAAACATGGTCAAGGTCTTCTCTGTCGACTGGCTCGCACAGAGCAATCACAACACCAACCCGAAAGAAGGACCTGTGGACACTATACCAACCTACTGCAGACCCCATGTTCCTTGTATGGTACAGCCTCAACCGCCAACATTTTATAACAAGGTCTACCTCCAACCAAAACCAAAGACCACGAGGATTGAACTCACGGATTCCACTGAAGAACCTCAAAATCTAGAATCCAGGTTGAGCTCACCTCTGCATCCGATAACGTGTTCTTCCCCAAGTCGTAAGTACAATTTACTATACgatacaataataacaataataaaacatatattttacaTGATTAATGATGGGTGTTGAAGTGTATTCACTGACAATGGTATCAACAGTTTCAGAAACCAGCGGGTACACCTCGGGTTATGACAGTGAGGCGGTCTCCTCGGAATGTCCCTCTGTGGAGGAGgcgagcgagggggagagagacggtggCCAACGACGTGTGCGTACTAGGTTCACACCGGAGCAGATAGAAAAGCTGGAGAAGATTTTCAACAAACACAAATATCCAGATGCTGGAGAAAGAGTCAAAACGGCACTGAAGTTGAACCTCTCTGAAACTCAGGTAAGAACATAAACTAAATGTAAACTACCCACTGGACACAGATGTCAATTaaaacgtctattccacgttggttcaaacAACGTTGACTCAACCCGTTTGTGCTCAGTGGGTATGCACATTATTGTCATTAGGCCTATACAATGTGTATTTATATTTCATTCGATTACATTAGTGTTCATTTGGTTCTAATCCATTTTCATGTTATGTTTCAGGTGAGAACTTGGTTTCAGAACAGGAGGATGAAACTGAAAAGGGAGCTCCAAGAGTATCCAGTTCAGTCTCAGATGATGTTCCAGCCCATTCGACCATTTCAGTACCACGGCTTCCGTGAACAGCAACTCTCCCCCGCTGCAAACCACGTGATATACCAGCCCATGGTGCAACAGATCCCCATGGAACAGATGGTTTCTTATCAACACCCTTACGCATATTTATACTAAGGACATTAAAAGCTACAGACTGAACTTTCCACTCTAACACTAAATTGTGTGTGAAATCTAGTTGTTGTTTTGTCTTGGACGTGAACATGTTTTATATTTCTTTAAAGATGTACAGATGTTAAAATTATATTTATCATTCAATAAAGTCTATCTTATATCACAGCCTTACTTTTCTACTTTCGTATGCAATGTCAACGTCAACATTTTCACGTTTGACAGCGACAATAGTTGCTGTCAAGGGCCATATGGACAGATTAAATCAATTATGTTAAATGGAGGATGATCGCATTATTTTGATTACACGATTAGGGGTACCATGAATAGATCACATTGATCTATCGTTCAAGAATAGATGCTCCAGGGTCATGAAACGCAGTGTGGTTGGGGATCAGTTGTTTGTCTCTTGGGCCTGAGTTGTCAATCTGGTAAAAAGCAAACTTGTTTGTCACATACGGCGGAATAcaaaaccttaccgtgaaatgtttacttacattGACCAACAGTGAtatttgtatgttttgtattCATTAAGGATCCCCATGAACTCCGTCTTGTCGGGTATAGCCTCCTACTTGCCCATCTAAAAATTCAATTATTTACGCATTTAAATAATTTTAAAAGTACGACTTCATTATAGGCCTTTATGGGATTAGCGTAGACGCTGTTGAACAAAACTGCCAAGGCTACTCTCCCTGATGTTGGCCCATGACTACCAGGTAACAAATCTTAGGCCTACAAAACGAATTATATATTTTCCTTTGCATATAGCGATCTCAGGTTTGATGTTGTGCCTGGGGTAACAATGGGATTATGTGATACGATTGCTGAGACCCTATGTCTTGAAGTAGGAAATAGATAACTTTGTCTATATAAATACATGTGAAAACTAGTCATTGTCCAGTTGGCCGTAAACAATCAATTGAAGCGTGATAATTTAAAGGTGGTAGACTAGATCACAAAAaccacccatacagacagacactgacagatACGACATAGAGGGTaactactgtaggctatattatgcaattaaatcaaatcaaagtttattggtcgtgtacatagatttgcagatgttatcactggtgaagcgaaatgcttgtgtttctagctccaaccaTGATGTGCTGAATGAAATATAGGAACTGCATTGAGACCTGCTATGGAACATGGTTGCTTGAGATGCACGATTCGCCAGGGGCCTAAAGCAAATGCCCTTTCAAATTCACAAGTAAACAGAGATCAAATGTGGTTCTCTCATTTTCCGTTTAGGCATGCTTGACAGCATTCACACCCAGTGTGTCAGACATACAATTGGTCCTCATCAGCAATCAGCTTCATGTTGGTGAGCAGACAGCTGGGCGCTTCTGTCTACGTCTGGAACAATGGTCTCACAAATGATAGTTACAGTAGCCTGGCCTCATAGAATATCAGCGCAATAGAGAATTTTACGTATAGAAAAAGGCCGTATGCCATCATACATTTTGGGGTAATATTTGCATTGCATTGCAATATTTGCATAAATCATGTCGATGCTATTGACATAAAAAAGTATTTACTTTTCCAAATGAAATAATGTAATATAATCAAAGCAGTGGCCTACAATTGTGTTTAACCCCGTGTACTTTAATCTCATAATGGCCTATCATAAAGTCATACTCTTTAGTAATTGACATACCTAAATAATTTCAGTCTGAGATGGGCAACTAGGAGGCTATACCTGACTAGACCGAGTTTCATAGCCTACTCAGACATGGTGGCGCTGGGACACATCAACGATTGCAACATCTATTAATATCCATTACACAGACCATCACGGTTTGTAATCGTTCGGTTGAGAGACCTTTGCATATGCAAATACAGTGGGGTGTCTCCTATATAGAGCGAGGACCCGAGGTTCGAGGCCTTACATACAATAGACCACCAGATCGCACCAACAAGAGGGCACACCATGGCGAACTTCTCAGTCGAATGGCTATCTCAAAGTTTTTACAACACT
This window contains:
- the LOC115134913 gene encoding homeobox protein vent1-like, translating into MLTNTELLEANMVKVFSVDWLAQSNHNTNPKEGPVDTIPTYCRPHVPCMVQPQPPTFYNKVYLQPKPKTTRIELTDSTEEPQNLESRLSSPLHPITCSSPSLSETSGYTSGYDSEAVSSECPSVEEASEGERDGGQRRVRTRFTPEQIEKLEKIFNKHKYPDAGERVKTALKLNLSETQVRTWFQNRRMKLKRELQEYPVQSQMMFQPIRPFQYHGFREQQLSPAANHVIYQPMVQQIPMEQMVSYQHPYAYLY